The DNA window TTTGACCAGCTTTTCCCCACGCGACTTCAACAGATCTCTATGAAAATTGTCCACTATTCTCTGCTCAATTTCTTCAATCATATCACACTACTCCAAAGGTTCTAATTAACAATTTAATGTATTCAACTAATAAATATTGATGTTTTAAATTTTCATGAAATAATGTCTTAAAAAAAAATAGTTTCATTTAGTAGCTTTTAGAAGAAAATATCCAATTAGTTGAATTGGGTAGTGGATGAATTTGTTGGGTTGATTTTTAAGATTTGTTTTGAAACTGTGTTTAAATATCTGTTATTTCATGTTCTTTAAGTCTTTCAAGGACTTTTTGATTGTTTCCCTTGAAAACACCTATGGTTTCTAGTTTCATTGTAGACACCATTGATGCGAAAATTCCACAGGATTTTGAACTGTAACCTTCAATCTTCTTAGATGCGTAGGCCGCCATATATGTGTCACCTAATCCTGTTGGATCCATTGTTTGCTTGGGTGGAAATGCATGGATTCTGTAGAGTTCATTGGATCGTGATGAATAGATCAAAGCTCCTCTATCTCCTCTGGTAATAATTATCTCCTTTGGTCCAAACTTCGAAAGTTGTCTGGCAATGGTTTCAAGATCATGATCCTTAAAGTCTGTGATGATCCCTGCTTCGGCCTCATCTAAAAACAGCAGTTCAACATGTTTCAAGAATTTAGGAAAATCTTCCCAAGGTTTTAATATAATCTCATCTGCATTAAGATGTCTTAAGTATCCTTGGGCACCCATGTAAATAGGCACATCATGTTTGGCAATGTGTTTCACTGTTTCGATGGGAATGTCTGTGGGTGAAAGTGGACAGAGAATTGCAGCATCGTAGGACTCCATGGATTCTGGAAGATTTTCTGGAAGCACTGGATTGTCGGGTACCCTTGCCCTTTGCACACGGTGGTTAAGATCGTGGTTGGGATAGATGTTTTCAAACTCCATTGTTTCCTCCACAAAAACAGGGAGGATATGAGCATCCTCTGGAAAGGCTTTCAAGAGATCTGTGTCAGATTTAGACAGTGGTATAACCGCTGTTACGTCCTTGTTAAAACTTGAAAATACAGCAGATTGAAAGTAAACAGCACCCCCAGTATGGTGGTAGATCATTCCATCTCTGTTAATTGTGTCCCTTGTAACTGGACCTATGATCATGAACCTTGCCATGGTTTCACCTAAAGATCACCGTTGTGGATAGCTGTTCCAACCAGGAATTTATTGACTCCAAGTTTTCCAAGTTCCTTGATTGTTGTCTTGGTAACTCCTCCACCCACAATTAACTGGGTGTCGGTGTGTTTGAAACGATCCACCACTGCCTCATCAAAACCAGAATTTGTACCAACCCTTGAAACATCTAAAATTATGACTTCGGCAGGATTGTGTTTTTCAATTATTCCCATCACATCTTCAAAGTTGAGTTTCATATTTTTAGAGAGCACTTCACCACCAACCAGATCAACACTCAACACAAGGGAATTTTTGGAGTTAAGGGAAAATATTTGCCCTATCTCTTCCATGCTCTCAAGGGTTTCTGTGGCAACTATGATCTTTTCTGCACTGTCAACAACAGCTTCAATGTCCTGGTGTTTGGTGATTCCTGCATCTAGCATGACGGGGATGGTTTTGTTTATTTTCTTCACTATTTCATGATTCGAACCTGTTCCTTCGATGGAGTCCAGATCTGCGATGTAAAGTTCACTGTAGCCCGCTGTTTTAAGTGCCTCTGCAATTTTCAGGGGATCTGAGGAGTTGGTGAAAACTGTTTTAAGTGGTTTGTAGGTTTCCCTTTTACCAGACTTACCAGCCACTGCCAACCCATTTTTAAGGTCTAAAACTGGAGTTATCATGGTAAGTATTTCCTTTAAAATTAAAATAAAATATAATTTGATGGGATGGTAATCCCTATTTAATCAGCCAAGTAACTGTCTATTTGGGTGATTGCATGGTTTGCAGCTTCTTCTGCAATTGTGTTGTCGGATTTTGACAGGGGATCGAATTTGATATCTATGTCTATGTCAACATCTAACCCCTTATCATAATCGAGTTCGACCTTGATGTCAAGGTCTAATATTTCTTTTTTTGAAACCCGTGAATAGATGAAGGTTTCTGCAGATTTAACTGCTAATTCTGAAATTTCATCTAATTCTTGGTCTGAAAGTTTCCTCAATTACCTAACCCCGGGTTCATTCCTGATCCCTGCATTGCTTCCTGTAAAGAATTTTGCATTTCCTGTAGTTTAGCCATTATACGTTCTTCCTGGCGGCTTACAGTTTTTTCTCTTAATTTTAGGGTTTCTATTTTTTCTTCGAGTTCTTCGTTGATCTCGTCCCTGTTAACTTTAATTAAAAGGTTTCCTGCAGTTTTGTAGACATCAGATCCTTCATCTGTTTTTTTCAATTCTTCTAGTGCCTTTTCAGTTTCCTTTATCTGCATGTCAACACTCTGTTTTTGCATTGTAATTGCCTGAGCCTGTTGCTGTGCCTGCTGGAATTGTGCTATTTGATGTTGGATATTTTTTGGAAGTTCCATATTAAATCACCTCATTTTTCAATGAAATTATATTTTTTTATTTTGTAGCTTAAGTAAAACTCATGATGAACTACACATCACAGTTTTGATCTATTTTTTTAAGACCAAGTATTTCTGAAGATAGTTTTATCCATCTTAAGTAGGAATTTAAAGAAGCCCGGAAGGATGCACTGTCTTGAGAT is part of the Methanobacterium lacus genome and encodes:
- a CDS encoding PfkB family carbohydrate kinase, which translates into the protein MARFMIIGPVTRDTINRDGMIYHHTGGAVYFQSAVFSSFNKDVTAVIPLSKSDTDLLKAFPEDAHILPVFVEETMEFENIYPNHDLNHRVQRARVPDNPVLPENLPESMESYDAAILCPLSPTDIPIETVKHIAKHDVPIYMGAQGYLRHLNADEIILKPWEDFPKFLKHVELLFLDEAEAGIITDFKDHDLETIARQLSKFGPKEIIITRGDRGALIYSSRSNELYRIHAFPPKQTMDPTGLGDTYMAAYASKKIEGYSSKSCGIFASMVSTMKLETIGVFKGNNQKVLERLKEHEITDI
- a CDS encoding DUF3194 domain-containing protein is translated as MRKLSDQELDEISELAVKSAETFIYSRVSKKEILDLDIKVELDYDKGLDVDIDIDIKFDPLSKSDNTIAEEAANHAITQIDSYLAD
- a CDS encoding HisA/HisF family protein; the encoded protein is MITPVLDLKNGLAVAGKSGKRETYKPLKTVFTNSSDPLKIAEALKTAGYSELYIADLDSIEGTGSNHEIVKKINKTIPVMLDAGITKHQDIEAVVDSAEKIIVATETLESMEEIGQIFSLNSKNSLVLSVDLVGGEVLSKNMKLNFEDVMGIIEKHNPAEVIILDVSRVGTNSGFDEAVVDRFKHTDTQLIVGGGVTKTTIKELGKLGVNKFLVGTAIHNGDL
- a CDS encoding prefoldin subunit beta gives rise to the protein MELPKNIQHQIAQFQQAQQQAQAITMQKQSVDMQIKETEKALEELKKTDEGSDVYKTAGNLLIKVNRDEINEELEEKIETLKLREKTVSRQEERIMAKLQEMQNSLQEAMQGSGMNPGLGN